Proteins encoded by one window of Cyclobacteriaceae bacterium:
- the lpxA gene encoding acyl-ACP--UDP-N-acetylglucosamine O-acyltransferase has translation MSYHPLANVHPDAKIGKDVTIEPFATIAADVVIDDGSWIGPNAVIFDGARIGKNVKVYPGASISAIPQDLKFAGEKTETFIGDNTVIRECVTISRGTHDKFKTVIGKNCLLMAYVHVAHDCIIGNNCILVNTVQVAGHVTIDDWAIIGGASALHQFVKVGAHVMISGGSLVRKDVPPYTKAAREPLAYAGINSVGLRRRGFSSEKIGEIQEIYRYIFMKGINNTKALDMIAESVPQSEERDYIINFIRSSERGIMKGYGLGD, from the coding sequence ATGAGTTACCATCCCCTAGCCAACGTACATCCCGATGCCAAAATAGGCAAGGATGTGACCATTGAACCTTTTGCCACCATTGCCGCTGATGTGGTTATTGATGATGGCAGTTGGATTGGTCCAAACGCAGTAATCTTTGATGGCGCCCGTATTGGAAAAAATGTAAAGGTTTATCCGGGTGCTTCCATTTCGGCCATCCCACAAGACTTGAAGTTTGCGGGGGAAAAAACCGAAACCTTCATTGGTGATAACACGGTGATCCGCGAATGCGTAACCATCAGCCGTGGCACGCATGATAAATTCAAAACCGTTATTGGTAAGAATTGCCTGTTGATGGCGTATGTGCATGTAGCCCATGATTGCATCATTGGCAACAATTGCATATTGGTTAATACGGTTCAGGTGGCCGGGCATGTTACCATTGACGATTGGGCGATTATTGGTGGCGCAAGTGCCTTGCACCAGTTTGTTAAAGTGGGTGCGCATGTAATGATTTCAGGTGGATCATTGGTACGCAAAGATGTACCACCATACACTAAAGCTGCACGTGAACCTTTGGCGTATGCAGGAATAAATTCTGTTGGTTTAAGACGCAGGGGATTCTCGTCTGAAAAGATTGGTGAGATACAGGAGATTTACCGATACATTTTCATGAAGGGCATCAACAACACCAAAGCACTTGACATGATTGCTGAATCAGTTCCACAAAGTGAAGAACGGGATTACATCATCAACTTCATCCGATCTTCCGAGCGTGGCATCATGAAAGGTTATGGATTGGGGGACTGA
- a CDS encoding ATP-binding cassette domain-containing protein, whose product MSKLSISPNNLSKRYNREWIFRNLSYTFEQGKTYAITGPNGSGKSTLLQVLWGQLPMSEGTLTYSLDGQPIESDAIFKLVSIATPYMELIDEFTLNEQVAFHFKSRPVLNNYSHSEIISRMYLEQAGDKYISNFSSGMKQRLKLGLAFFTDTPALFLDEPGTNLDRQAFTWYLENLEQACANRLVFIASNQPEEYPKGAEIINLSDYKVNTTEKAVTTPQ is encoded by the coding sequence ATGAGTAAACTTTCCATCTCCCCTAACAATCTAAGCAAACGCTACAACCGCGAGTGGATATTCCGTAACCTGAGCTATACATTCGAGCAAGGCAAAACCTACGCCATCACCGGACCGAATGGTTCGGGAAAATCAACGTTGCTTCAGGTACTGTGGGGGCAACTGCCCATGAGTGAAGGTACGCTCACCTACTCGCTTGATGGGCAACCGATAGAATCAGATGCCATCTTTAAATTGGTAAGCATAGCCACACCATACATGGAGTTGATTGATGAGTTTACGTTGAACGAACAGGTGGCCTTTCACTTTAAATCAAGACCCGTATTAAACAACTATTCTCATTCCGAAATTATTAGCCGCATGTACCTGGAACAGGCTGGAGATAAATACATCTCCAACTTCTCCTCAGGGATGAAACAACGTCTGAAACTTGGCCTTGCCTTTTTTACCGATACCCCTGCCTTGTTTCTGGATGAACCGGGTACCAATCTCGACCGGCAGGCATTTACATGGTACCTCGAAAATCTGGAGCAGGCGTGTGCAAACCGCCTGGTTTTTATAGCCTCCAACCAACCAGAAGAGTACCCGAAAGGGGCTGAAATAATCAATTTGAGTGACTATAAAGTCAATACGACCGAAAAGGCGGTTACAACCCCACAATAA
- a CDS encoding endonuclease MutS2, producing the protein MFSQSDVEVKIGFDQIRTRLKTHCLSTLGTAEVDRMIFLNEPTRVLEWLQQTTEFKQIFERGDTFPSNHFFDPTDLLSRIALEGNYIDESDFLKIAWSLQTIISCRDYFVKNQALCPTLFRLSEPVGISAQLVKQILSIIDDHAQVRDSASTELGRIRRKIREEQSRLRKIIDQVYRHAIQEQWIPEGALPTIRGGRLVIPILAEHKRRVKGFIHDESATGQTVFMEPAEALEANNEMRDLEHAEKREVIRLLKELTTVLRAELDQLVQAYNFLGQVDFIRAKARMAQELQANMPIVQPVPALKWMRARHPLLQLSLKGKRELIPLEINLSEADRFLLVSGPNAGGKSVCLKTVGLLQYMLQCGLLVPMSPDSTAGIFEQIFVDIGDQQSIENDLSTYSSHLKNMAQFIRSGNARSLVLLDELGSGTDPNFGGAIAQSILQQLLQKNVWGVATTHYYNLKLFAGQTPGIRNAAMRFDEKNLVPMYLLDIGKPGSSFALEIAQKTGLPNEVLNSARELAGSDLVGFETLVRDLEKERNALMKKSASLEQKNKELNVLLKKYETLSGELEEKKKVILAKAKEEAQQLLAQTNREIEKTIRHIRENQAQKTETKKVREKLKEISQKVTGPVVPKKPTVPVELKIGDRVRIIGQEGSGVVLSVKGKSAMVQLGELKTNVALTKLERADQNSSDKAVEKKLRSIGLSLHEKRAGYSSELDVRGKRVDEVLPLLEAFLDTSVLLAQGEVKILHGKGEGVLRKVIRDYLKQYKQVASFADEHVERGGDGITVVVLK; encoded by the coding sequence ATGTTCAGTCAGAGTGATGTTGAAGTAAAGATCGGTTTCGATCAAATCCGTACCCGGTTAAAAACGCATTGCCTTTCTACACTCGGTACTGCCGAGGTGGATAGAATGATCTTTTTAAATGAACCCACACGGGTTTTGGAATGGCTTCAACAGACCACCGAGTTCAAACAGATTTTCGAGCGGGGTGATACGTTTCCATCCAACCATTTTTTTGATCCTACGGATTTACTCAGCCGCATTGCATTGGAAGGAAATTACATTGATGAGTCTGATTTTTTAAAGATAGCCTGGTCGTTGCAAACCATTATTTCCTGCCGGGATTATTTTGTAAAGAACCAGGCGTTGTGCCCAACACTTTTCAGACTTTCGGAGCCTGTAGGTATTTCCGCGCAACTTGTTAAACAGATACTGAGCATAATTGATGACCATGCACAGGTTCGCGATTCGGCCAGTACTGAGTTAGGCCGCATACGCAGAAAAATTCGTGAAGAACAAAGCAGGCTGCGCAAAATCATCGATCAGGTTTACCGGCATGCGATACAGGAGCAATGGATACCGGAAGGGGCGCTACCCACCATTCGTGGTGGACGCTTGGTGATTCCGATTTTGGCAGAACACAAGCGAAGGGTAAAAGGATTTATTCACGATGAGTCAGCAACCGGGCAAACCGTTTTTATGGAACCCGCGGAAGCGCTTGAGGCGAATAATGAAATGCGCGACCTGGAACATGCCGAGAAGCGTGAAGTGATTCGTTTGCTGAAAGAATTAACAACCGTTTTGCGGGCAGAATTAGATCAACTGGTACAGGCCTATAACTTTTTAGGGCAGGTTGATTTTATTCGTGCCAAGGCGCGAATGGCTCAGGAGTTACAAGCCAATATGCCAATCGTTCAACCTGTTCCGGCATTGAAGTGGATGAGAGCCCGGCATCCGTTGTTACAGCTGAGTTTGAAAGGTAAGCGCGAATTGATTCCGTTGGAAATCAACCTGAGCGAAGCCGACCGGTTTCTGTTGGTATCGGGACCAAATGCGGGAGGTAAATCAGTTTGCCTGAAAACCGTGGGCTTGTTGCAATACATGTTGCAGTGTGGCCTTCTTGTTCCGATGTCGCCTGATTCAACAGCTGGAATTTTTGAGCAGATCTTTGTAGACATTGGCGATCAGCAATCAATTGAAAACGATTTAAGTACCTACAGCAGCCACCTGAAAAATATGGCGCAGTTTATTCGTTCGGGCAATGCGCGTTCACTGGTGTTGCTGGATGAATTGGGATCCGGCACCGATCCGAACTTTGGTGGTGCCATTGCACAATCTATTTTACAGCAGTTGCTGCAAAAGAATGTGTGGGGTGTGGCTACTACGCATTACTATAATTTGAAATTATTTGCCGGACAAACCCCGGGCATCCGCAACGCAGCCATGCGCTTCGATGAAAAGAACCTGGTGCCCATGTATTTGCTCGACATTGGTAAACCCGGAAGTTCTTTTGCCCTGGAGATTGCACAGAAAACAGGTTTGCCAAACGAGGTATTGAATAGCGCACGTGAACTGGCTGGTAGTGATTTGGTGGGCTTTGAAACCTTGGTGCGCGACCTGGAAAAGGAGCGCAATGCGCTGATGAAAAAATCAGCGTCACTGGAGCAAAAGAATAAAGAACTGAACGTGTTGCTGAAAAAGTATGAAACGTTATCCGGTGAGCTGGAAGAGAAGAAGAAGGTAATTCTGGCGAAAGCCAAAGAAGAGGCGCAACAGTTGCTGGCACAAACCAACCGTGAAATAGAAAAGACCATCCGGCACATCCGGGAGAACCAGGCGCAAAAAACCGAGACCAAAAAAGTGCGGGAGAAGTTAAAGGAGATTTCGCAAAAAGTTACAGGCCCTGTTGTTCCGAAGAAACCAACAGTACCTGTTGAGCTTAAAATCGGTGATCGGGTACGCATAATCGGGCAAGAGGGAAGTGGTGTGGTACTTTCGGTGAAGGGAAAGTCGGCTATGGTTCAATTAGGCGAATTGAAAACCAATGTAGCGTTAACAAAACTTGAACGAGCGGATCAAAACAGTTCGGATAAGGCTGTAGAAAAAAAGTTGCGTTCCATTGGTCTTAGTCTGCATGAAAAGCGAGCCGGCTACTCGTCTGAATTGGATGTGCGCGGTAAGCGGGTTGATGAAGTACTTCCTTTGTTGGAAGCTTTTTTGGACACCTCTGTTTTACTGGCGCAAGGCGAAGTAAAAATCCTGCATGGAAAAGGTGAAGGCGTGTTGCGCAAAGTGATACGCGATTACCTGAAGCAATACAAACAGGTGGCATCCTTTGCCGATGAGCATGTGGAACGGGGCGGGGATGGGATTACGGTGGTGGTGCTAAAATGA
- a CDS encoding DUF4296 domain-containing protein, with amino-acid sequence MLIRQAKFCFKWTHIPMWLLVVPMLLSCKDDKRPDGILTEPQMVEVLRHMYLSEERLNQVAIPYDSMGKLLPYVKSKVYEQAGVSDSLFRVSMQYYMAHPKQLEYIYTALVDSLGLEEQGRPHEIPKNVQSE; translated from the coding sequence ATGCTCATACGTCAGGCCAAATTTTGCTTTAAATGGACACACATCCCGATGTGGCTTTTGGTTGTACCCATGCTTTTAAGCTGTAAGGACGACAAGCGGCCAGACGGTATTCTAACTGAACCACAAATGGTGGAGGTGTTGCGTCATATGTACCTGTCAGAAGAGCGGCTAAACCAGGTGGCAATACCCTACGATTCCATGGGAAAGTTGCTGCCTTATGTAAAAAGCAAGGTTTATGAACAGGCTGGAGTGTCAGATTCCCTTTTCAGGGTTTCCATGCAGTACTACATGGCTCACCCCAAACAATTGGAATATATTTACACCGCATTGGTAGATTCCCTCGGCCTGGAAGAGCAGGGAAGGCCACACGAGATTCCTAAAAATGTTCAGTCAGAGTGA